A section of the Cutibacterium granulosum genome encodes:
- the rplV gene encoding 50S ribosomal protein L22 has protein sequence MSTTESRPSRRAALLGDRPGSYAIARHVRMSPSKCRRVVDLVRGMDAAEAVDMLKFAQQVAAEPVRKVIASAMANAEQTEGLRGDDLYISQAFVDEGVTMRRIRPRAKGSASRILKRGSHITVVVEPKDARPEPKKAKKGRPATTVQTETRKGA, from the coding sequence ATGAGCACCACTGAGAGCCGACCGAGCCGTCGCGCTGCCCTGCTCGGGGATCGTCCTGGTTCCTACGCCATCGCGCGTCACGTCCGGATGAGCCCGAGCAAGTGCCGTCGCGTCGTCGACCTGGTCCGCGGCATGGATGCGGCTGAGGCCGTAGACATGCTCAAGTTCGCCCAGCAGGTCGCTGCTGAGCCGGTCCGCAAGGTCATCGCCTCGGCCATGGCCAATGCCGAGCAGACCGAGGGTCTGCGCGGCGACGACCTGTACATTTCGCAGGCTTTTGTCGACGAGGGTGTGACCATGCGCCGCATCCGTCCCCGTGCCAAGGGTTCGGCAAGCCGTATTCTCAAGCGCGGCAGCCACATCACCGTGGTTGTCGAGCCCAAGGATGCCCGTCCTGAGCCCAAGAAGGCGAAGAAGGGCCGTCCTGCCACCACCGTCCAGACCGAGACCAGGAAGGGAGCCTGA
- the rpsS gene encoding 30S ribosomal protein S19, whose translation MPRSLKKGPFVDEHLAKKVDAQNEAGTHNVIKTWSRRSMVTPDMIGHTIGVHDGRKHVPIFITEAMVGHKLGEFVPTRTFKGHVKEDKKARRR comes from the coding sequence ATGCCACGCAGTCTGAAGAAGGGCCCCTTCGTCGACGAGCACCTGGCCAAGAAGGTCGATGCCCAGAACGAGGCGGGTACGCACAACGTCATCAAGACCTGGTCGCGTCGTTCGATGGTGACCCCCGACATGATCGGGCACACCATCGGCGTTCACGACGGTCGCAAGCACGTCCCGATCTTCATCACCGAGGCCATGGTCGGGCACAAACTCGGTGAGTTCGTCCCGACGCGGACGTTCAAGGGCCACGTGAAGGAAGACAAGAAGGCGCGCAGGCGCTGA
- the rplB gene encoding 50S ribosomal protein L2, whose amino-acid sequence MAIRKHKPTTPGRRGSSVSDFSELTRSTPEKSLLVSKKKTGGRNNNGRVTTRHIGGGHKQAYRIIDFKRYDKDGVPAKVAHIEYDPNRTARIALLHYADGAKRYIIAPDGVSQGQAILSGPEADIKPGNNLPLRNIPVGTTIHAVELRPGGGAKMGRSAGASVQLVAREGKYATLRLPSGEMRMVDVRCRATVGEVGNAEYANISWGKAGRSRWKGVRPTVRGVVMNPVDHPHGGGEGRTSGGRHPVSPWGKPEARTRKKNKASSRLIVRRRKSGKKR is encoded by the coding sequence ATGGCTATCCGAAAGCACAAGCCGACCACTCCGGGCCGTCGCGGCTCGAGCGTGTCGGACTTCTCGGAGCTGACCCGCTCCACACCTGAGAAGTCCCTGCTGGTCTCCAAGAAGAAGACCGGTGGCCGCAACAACAATGGTCGCGTCACCACACGTCACATCGGTGGTGGCCACAAGCAGGCCTACCGCATCATCGACTTCAAGCGCTACGACAAGGACGGGGTGCCCGCCAAGGTCGCTCACATCGAGTACGACCCCAACCGCACCGCCCGTATTGCCCTGCTGCACTATGCCGATGGGGCCAAGCGCTACATCATCGCCCCCGACGGTGTGAGCCAGGGACAGGCGATCCTGTCCGGTCCCGAGGCCGACATCAAGCCCGGCAACAACCTGCCGCTGCGCAACATCCCGGTGGGTACCACCATCCATGCCGTGGAGCTGCGTCCCGGTGGGGGCGCCAAGATGGGCCGTTCGGCCGGTGCCTCCGTGCAGCTGGTTGCCCGTGAGGGCAAGTACGCCACCCTGCGCCTGCCGTCTGGTGAGATGCGTATGGTTGACGTGCGCTGCCGCGCCACGGTGGGCGAGGTCGGCAACGCCGAGTACGCCAACATCAGCTGGGGCAAGGCAGGACGCAGCCGCTGGAAGGGCGTGCGCCCGACCGTCCGCGGTGTCGTCATGAACCCGGTCGACCACCCGCACGGCGGTGGTGAGGGTCGTACCTCCGGTGGTCGCCATCCGGTGAGCCCGTGGGGCAAGCCCGAGGCCCGCACCCGTAAGAAGAACAAGGCGAGCAGCCGTCTCATCGTGCGTCGCCGCAAGTCCGGCAAGAAGCGCTGA
- the rplW gene encoding 50S ribosomal protein L23 codes for MSEVKIRDHRDIILAPVVSEKSYGLLDQNTYTFLVKPTANKTEIKIAIQEIFGVKVTSVNTMNRKGKTRRTRYGMGKRPDTKRAIVTVAEGDRIDIFSGPVA; via the coding sequence GTGAGCGAGGTGAAGATCCGCGACCACCGGGACATCATCCTTGCCCCGGTCGTCTCCGAGAAGAGCTATGGGCTGCTGGACCAGAACACCTACACGTTCCTGGTGAAGCCCACCGCCAACAAGACCGAGATCAAGATCGCCATCCAGGAGATCTTCGGTGTCAAGGTCACCTCTGTCAACACGATGAACCGCAAGGGAAAGACGCGCCGCACCCGTTACGGGATGGGCAAGCGTCCCGACACCAAGCGCGCCATCGTCACGGTCGCCGAGGGTGACCGGATCGACATCTTCTCCGGCCCGGTCGCCTGA
- the rplD gene encoding 50S ribosomal protein L4, which translates to MNQTKTIDIVNAKGAKAGSVDLPGEIFDVDTNIPLIHQVVVAQLAAARQGTHATKTRGAVSGGGKKPWRQKGTGRARQGSIRAPQWTGGGTVHGPQPRSYAQRTPKKMIAAALRSALSDRARDGRIVVIDSLVAGDVPSTKSAKAALSGVAELDKVLVVLDRADVTSWLSVRNLAEAHVLSVDQLNTYDVVNARTVVFTKTALDTFLGDKASAADADAAEADAAELHPYGADSYRGDNPPAGYEIKAKEESKKFHTPSSPWYGRTIAEIWFRTEEAAEAAGFINAVKKEDTK; encoded by the coding sequence ATGAACCAGACCAAGACCATCGACATCGTCAACGCCAAGGGTGCCAAGGCCGGCTCGGTCGACCTTCCCGGTGAGATCTTTGACGTCGACACCAACATTCCGCTGATCCATCAGGTCGTCGTCGCGCAGCTCGCTGCCGCCCGTCAGGGGACCCACGCCACCAAGACTCGTGGTGCGGTTTCCGGTGGTGGCAAGAAGCCGTGGCGTCAGAAGGGTACCGGACGAGCTCGTCAGGGCTCCATCCGCGCCCCGCAGTGGACCGGAGGTGGCACCGTTCACGGACCGCAGCCGCGTTCCTACGCTCAGCGCACGCCCAAGAAGATGATTGCCGCCGCTCTGCGCAGCGCGCTGTCCGATCGGGCTCGCGACGGCCGGATCGTCGTCATCGACTCGCTGGTGGCCGGCGACGTGCCGTCCACCAAGAGCGCCAAGGCTGCCCTGAGCGGCGTCGCCGAGCTCGACAAGGTTCTCGTCGTCCTGGACCGTGCCGACGTCACCTCGTGGCTGTCGGTGCGCAACCTCGCCGAGGCCCACGTGCTCTCCGTCGACCAGCTCAACACCTACGACGTCGTCAATGCCCGTACCGTGGTCTTCACCAAGACTGCGCTTGACACCTTCCTGGGTGACAAGGCGAGCGCTGCCGACGCGGACGCCGCCGAGGCCGATGCCGCCGAGCTGCATCCCTATGGTGCCGACTCCTACCGGGGTGACAATCCGCCGGCCGGTTACGAGATCAAGGCCAAGGAAGAGTCCAAGAAGTTCCACACCCCGTCGTCGCCCTGGTACGGCCGCACGATCGCTGAGATCTGGTTCCGTACCGAGGAGGCCGCCGAAGCCGCTGGCTTCATCAACGCCGTGAAGAAGGAGGACACCAAGTGA
- the rplC gene encoding 50S ribosomal protein L3 yields MSNERKVKGLLGTKLGMTQLWDDENRIVPVTVIQAGPCVVTQVRTPETDGYSAVQLGFGAVKAKKVTKPEAGHFAKAGVTPRRHLVELRTSDASEYTLGQEISADVFADADIVDVTGTSKGKGTAGVMKRHGFGGLRATHGVHRKHRSPGSIGGCSTPGKVLKGMRMAGRMGAERVTVQNLKVHSVDAERGLILVRGAVPGPKGSLVVVRSAAKKAAKNGDAA; encoded by the coding sequence ATGAGCAATGAGCGCAAAGTGAAGGGGCTGCTGGGCACCAAGCTCGGCATGACCCAGTTGTGGGACGACGAGAATCGCATCGTCCCGGTGACGGTCATCCAGGCCGGTCCGTGCGTCGTGACCCAGGTGCGCACCCCCGAGACCGACGGCTACTCCGCCGTTCAGCTCGGTTTCGGTGCCGTCAAGGCCAAGAAGGTCACCAAACCGGAGGCGGGACACTTCGCCAAGGCGGGGGTCACCCCTCGTCGTCACCTCGTCGAGCTGCGTACCTCGGATGCCTCCGAGTACACCCTCGGCCAGGAAATCAGTGCTGACGTCTTTGCCGACGCCGACATCGTCGATGTCACCGGCACCAGCAAGGGCAAGGGAACCGCCGGCGTCATGAAGCGCCACGGTTTCGGAGGCCTGCGTGCCACACACGGTGTGCACCGCAAGCACCGTTCGCCCGGCTCGATCGGTGGCTGCTCCACGCCAGGCAAGGTCCTCAAGGGCATGCGCATGGCTGGACGCATGGGCGCCGAACGCGTGACCGTGCAGAACCTCAAGGTTCACTCCGTTGACGCCGAGCGCGGACTCATCCTGGTCCGGGGCGCCGTTCCCGGCCCGAAGGGTTCGCTCGTCGTCGTCCGCAGCGCCGCCAAGAAGGCCGCCAAGAATGGGGATGCCGCATGA
- the rpsJ gene encoding 30S ribosomal protein S10, translating to MAGQKIRIRLRAYDHEVIDSSARKIVDTVTRTGAKVAGPVPLPTEKNVFCVIRSPHKYKDSREHFEMRTHKRLIDILEPTPKTVDSLMRLDVPAGVDIEIKLP from the coding sequence GTGGCGGGACAAAAGATCCGCATCAGGCTGCGGGCCTACGACCACGAGGTCATCGACTCGTCGGCGCGCAAGATCGTCGACACGGTGACCCGGACGGGTGCGAAGGTCGCGGGGCCGGTGCCGCTGCCTACCGAGAAGAACGTATTCTGTGTGATCCGTTCACCCCACAAGTACAAGGACAGCCGCGAGCACTTCGAGATGCGTACTCACAAGCGGCTCATCGACATCCTCGAACCGACCCCCAAGACCGTTGACTCGCTCATGCGTCTCGACGTTCCTGCTGGCGTCGACATCGAGATCAAGCTTCCGTGA
- the gltX gene encoding glutamate--tRNA ligase has product MALFDKAWARRTGGQFVLRIEDTDQNRLVEGSEEQIYQTLDWLGLGPDESPRLGGPHGPYKQSERLDTYRPYVDKLIEDGHAYYCWCSQERLAQLRADRAAAKSPQTGYDRMCLGMTKEERAKLPGFTENPVVRMRVPDDVELGFDDLIRGHVNAPRPDDQVILKADGFPTYHMAVVVDDHLMGIDTVVRGEEWISSTPKHILLYTWLGWQVPRFAHMPLLRNSDKSKISKRKNPAARLMWFREQGYLPDALRNFLQLLAYPILGEGQEVESFESFVARFDWADIATGGPVFDLKKLDWLNGQYIRNLDPEALTSRVFEYVDRMGQAQEVLGRDLTERDRSIVRAAMPLVRERLTLLSEALPKLAFLLVNDDSLVFDADSVAKLKDGADEIQHAAVEVLKGLDDFSADAIQAALRARLCDDMGVKPRLAFAPVRVAVTGSRVSPPLFEVMEILGPQSTLHRMQRFEAEMKRQ; this is encoded by the coding sequence ATGGCTCTGTTCGACAAGGCCTGGGCCCGTAGGACCGGTGGCCAGTTCGTCCTTCGCATTGAGGACACCGACCAGAATCGCCTGGTCGAAGGCTCGGAGGAGCAGATCTACCAGACCCTCGACTGGCTCGGGTTGGGCCCCGACGAGAGTCCGCGTCTGGGTGGACCGCACGGCCCCTACAAGCAGTCCGAACGGCTGGACACCTACCGTCCCTACGTCGACAAGCTCATCGAGGACGGTCACGCCTACTACTGCTGGTGCTCCCAGGAACGTCTTGCCCAGCTGCGCGCCGACCGGGCTGCGGCCAAGTCCCCGCAGACCGGGTACGACCGCATGTGCCTGGGCATGACCAAGGAGGAGCGGGCCAAACTTCCCGGTTTCACCGAGAACCCCGTCGTGCGCATGCGCGTGCCCGATGACGTCGAGCTCGGCTTTGACGATCTCATCCGTGGTCACGTCAACGCGCCGCGGCCCGATGACCAGGTGATCCTCAAGGCTGACGGATTCCCCACGTACCACATGGCCGTCGTCGTCGACGATCACCTCATGGGCATCGACACCGTCGTGCGTGGCGAGGAGTGGATCTCCTCGACGCCCAAGCACATCCTGCTGTACACGTGGCTCGGCTGGCAGGTGCCGCGATTCGCGCACATGCCTCTGCTGCGCAATTCCGACAAGTCCAAGATCTCCAAACGCAAGAATCCCGCTGCACGACTCATGTGGTTCCGGGAACAGGGCTACCTGCCCGATGCGTTGCGCAACTTCCTGCAGCTGCTGGCCTACCCGATCCTCGGCGAGGGGCAGGAGGTGGAGTCCTTCGAGTCCTTCGTCGCACGGTTCGACTGGGCGGACATCGCCACCGGCGGGCCGGTCTTCGACCTCAAGAAGCTCGACTGGCTCAATGGGCAGTACATTCGCAACCTCGACCCGGAGGCTCTCACGAGCCGTGTGTTCGAGTACGTCGACCGGATGGGGCAGGCACAGGAGGTGCTGGGCCGCGATCTCACCGAGCGTGACCGCTCCATCGTCCGTGCCGCGATGCCGCTGGTGCGTGAGCGGTTGACACTGCTGTCGGAAGCTCTGCCAAAACTGGCCTTCCTGCTCGTCAACGACGACTCCTTGGTCTTTGACGCCGACTCGGTGGCCAAGCTCAAGGACGGTGCCGACGAGATTCAGCATGCCGCGGTCGAGGTGCTCAAGGGGCTTGACGACTTCTCTGCCGATGCCATTCAAGCGGCACTGCGTGCCAGACTGTGTGACGACATGGGCGTCAAGCCACGCCTGGCCTTTGCACCGGTGCGGGTGGCAGTGACCGGATCACGAGTGTCGCCGCCACTGTTCGAGGTGATGGAGATCCTGGGCCCGCAGTCGACGCTGCACCGCATGCAGAGATTCGAAGCCGAGATGAAAAGGCAGTGA
- a CDS encoding class F sortase — protein sequence MSESNSPMPSNEGHQPTHAGPQRGKKPHRGAIIGIIVVALAIIIAVVAIVLHQKKDDDETSSSAVPAATDITPTARSQASSTSDLPNGCSAKSSAIDPTKVKIESLNIDAKVSAAGVDSKTNAPGVPPLNDPVNFTWYNKSVKPGAPQGMSLLMTHTYHKGGASGNKIHESLKPGDVVRVSSGDKTMCYKVTNQRKIYVDKYSADDAKFVYNKNGTPRIGILICWDWDKNDKEWDSREVYVAEAMYS from the coding sequence GTGAGCGAGAGTAACAGTCCCATGCCCTCCAACGAGGGCCATCAGCCTACCCATGCAGGCCCACAGCGTGGCAAGAAGCCGCACCGCGGGGCCATCATCGGGATCATTGTCGTGGCGCTGGCGATCATCATCGCCGTCGTGGCGATCGTCCTGCACCAGAAGAAGGACGACGATGAGACATCGTCCTCGGCCGTGCCAGCGGCCACCGACATCACCCCCACGGCAAGGTCACAGGCCTCGTCAACCAGCGATCTCCCCAACGGTTGCTCCGCGAAGAGCTCGGCAATTGATCCCACGAAGGTCAAGATCGAGTCCCTCAACATCGATGCCAAGGTTTCTGCTGCCGGAGTCGATTCCAAGACGAATGCTCCAGGAGTCCCGCCCCTCAACGATCCGGTGAACTTCACCTGGTACAACAAGTCCGTCAAGCCAGGTGCACCGCAGGGCATGTCACTGCTGATGACGCACACTTACCACAAGGGTGGTGCGTCCGGAAACAAGATCCACGAGAGCCTCAAGCCCGGTGATGTCGTGCGTGTGAGCAGCGGCGACAAGACCATGTGCTACAAGGTGACCAACCAGCGCAAGATCTACGTGGACAAGTACTCGGCCGATGACGCCAAGTTCGTCTACAACAAGAACGGCACGCCCCGTATCGGAATCCTCATCTGCTGGGACTGGGACAAGAACGACAAGGAATGGGACTCCCGCGAGGTCTACGTCGCCGAGGCCATGTACTCCTGA
- a CDS encoding glutamine--tRNA ligase/YqeY domain fusion protein, with amino-acid sequence MAEASRSDFIREVVRADLAADTYGGRVQTRFPPEPNGYLHIGHAKAIVTDFGIAEDFDGVCNLRLDDTNPGTENPEFVQSIRDDIAWLGYTPGRIVHASDYFEQLYEWALFLIKEGKAYVDDQDPETISAQRGGFGKPGVESPFRDRPAEESLDLLARMRDGEFPDGSRCLRARIDMQNENMWLRDPVMYRIRHMSHHATGDSWCIYPTYDWAHGQSDAIEGVTHSLCSLEFNSHRPLYEWFLDQLPLPAPAPKQREFARLELTHTITSKRRLRKLVEDGVVDGWDDPRMPTLRGMRRRGYPASAIRAFCEAVGTTRNNSTKAIEEFESFVRRDLNESANRRMAVLHPLKLVLDGWPTDEDGNPVVDWFELPNNPGDEQAGTRKVPFTGTLWIEQDDFREDPPRKYFRLSPGREVRLRGAYLVTATDVVKNEQGNVVEVHASYDPDSRGGNAPDGRKVKSTMHWVSAQHAVDATVCMYDRLFTAEIPGERTGEALDDLNPQSREVLTECKLEPTLARIEPGESIQFERLGYFVSDTETAKLFHQTVGLRDEWAQLQKRKG; translated from the coding sequence ATGGCAGAGGCGTCCCGATCTGATTTCATTCGCGAAGTTGTCCGTGCAGACCTTGCAGCCGACACCTACGGAGGTAGGGTTCAGACCCGGTTCCCACCCGAGCCCAATGGCTATCTGCACATCGGACACGCCAAGGCGATCGTCACCGATTTCGGCATCGCCGAGGATTTCGACGGAGTGTGCAACCTGCGCCTGGACGACACCAACCCCGGTACCGAGAACCCCGAGTTCGTCCAGTCCATCCGCGACGACATCGCCTGGCTGGGCTACACCCCCGGCAGGATCGTCCATGCCTCCGACTACTTCGAGCAGCTCTACGAGTGGGCGCTCTTCCTCATCAAGGAGGGCAAGGCCTACGTCGACGACCAGGATCCTGAGACGATCTCGGCGCAGCGCGGCGGATTCGGCAAGCCTGGCGTCGAGAGCCCGTTCCGGGATCGTCCGGCCGAGGAGTCCCTAGACCTGCTGGCCAGGATGCGTGACGGGGAGTTCCCGGATGGTTCCCGATGCCTGCGCGCCAGGATCGACATGCAGAACGAGAACATGTGGCTGCGCGACCCGGTGATGTATCGCATCCGTCACATGAGCCACCATGCCACCGGTGACTCCTGGTGCATCTACCCCACCTACGACTGGGCACACGGCCAGTCCGATGCCATCGAGGGCGTGACCCACTCCCTGTGCTCCCTGGAGTTCAACTCCCACCGTCCGCTCTACGAATGGTTCCTCGACCAACTGCCGTTGCCCGCCCCGGCCCCCAAACAGCGCGAGTTCGCCCGTCTGGAGCTCACCCACACCATCACCTCCAAGCGCCGACTGCGCAAGCTCGTCGAGGACGGCGTCGTGGATGGCTGGGACGACCCCCGCATGCCAACCCTGCGCGGAATGCGTCGCCGTGGCTACCCGGCCTCGGCCATTCGCGCCTTCTGCGAGGCCGTCGGCACCACGCGCAACAACTCCACCAAGGCCATCGAGGAGTTCGAGTCGTTCGTGCGCCGCGACCTCAACGAGTCCGCGAACCGTCGCATGGCCGTGCTCCACCCCCTCAAGCTCGTCCTCGACGGCTGGCCCACCGACGAGGACGGCAACCCGGTAGTCGACTGGTTCGAGCTGCCCAACAATCCCGGTGACGAGCAGGCTGGCACCCGCAAGGTTCCGTTCACCGGAACCCTGTGGATCGAGCAGGACGACTTCCGGGAGGACCCGCCACGCAAGTACTTCCGGTTGTCGCCTGGCCGGGAGGTGCGACTGCGCGGCGCCTACCTGGTCACCGCCACCGACGTCGTCAAGAACGAGCAGGGCAATGTCGTCGAGGTGCACGCCTCCTACGACCCCGACTCCCGCGGCGGCAATGCACCGGACGGCCGCAAGGTGAAGTCGACGATGCACTGGGTCAGCGCCCAGCATGCCGTCGATGCGACCGTGTGCATGTACGACCGGCTGTTCACCGCCGAGATTCCCGGGGAGCGCACCGGCGAAGCCCTTGACGACCTCAACCCCCAGTCCCGCGAGGTGCTCACCGAGTGCAAACTGGAACCGACCCTGGCCCGGATCGAACCCGGTGAGAGCATCCAGTTCGAGCGGCTGGGGTACTTCGTGTCCGACACCGAGACCGCCAAGCTGTTCCATCAGACCGTAGGCCTGCGCGACGAATGGGCACAGCTGCAGAAACGCAAGGGCTGA
- a CDS encoding bifunctional metallophosphatase/5'-nucleotidase produces MRFPRAAAVVAAAAVTLTSAGLTAVAHAARTTSTLTVLSTTDVHGHVYNWDYFQDAEFSPDTTGRNSAPLGLTRAATIIKQTRQDRGADSVVTVDNGDTIQGTPLTYLASQEPERLGDSTNPMARAFNLIGYDATNTGNHEFNYGVDVQNNFAKSLDAPLLGANVIDVKTGEPLRQPTTMVTKKVGGHDVKVGIVGVTTPGSAVWDRSVLKGRVDLTDPVAAADKYAGQLRRQGADVVVTLVHGGLDEENATPIYKGLDENMATSVATKAKGVDLVISGHTHRDDVSTVVDGASGHKVLISQPDYWARSVSDVQIPLSFSGDKVGIDYGSISTWATQRYTRDVAEDSELADNPQLRAAHEKTITYVNSVVATSTEEMSAKRSMVEDTPILDFIGSVEADTVSNALKKTKYADTPVIAQVSPFSRTALFPKGEVKIKDIAGLYVFDNTLAAVEITGAQLRDYLEYSARYFVQTKPGEKINPAPASEGGHTQATIDGKTIWDYNYDAVTGVKYSIDISKPVGQRVLGLSWQGKPVNDNQKFIMAINNYRMNGGGGYPHVSKAPVAWDGLVEIRQELIDHASRDGKIDPTTFFDRNWFLTTTGETWQMADDQSGVDHGGRGTGDASATPAASGQQDTNGTHQISSTDSRSTGLALPRTGV; encoded by the coding sequence ATGCGTTTCCCCCGCGCAGCAGCCGTGGTAGCTGCTGCAGCCGTGACGCTGACGTCTGCTGGGCTCACCGCCGTCGCCCATGCGGCACGCACCACCAGCACCCTGACCGTCCTGTCCACGACCGACGTCCACGGGCACGTCTACAACTGGGACTACTTCCAGGACGCCGAGTTCAGCCCCGACACCACCGGGCGCAACTCAGCCCCGCTCGGACTCACCCGTGCCGCCACGATCATCAAGCAGACGCGTCAGGACCGCGGCGCCGACTCGGTCGTCACCGTCGACAATGGGGACACCATCCAGGGAACGCCACTGACATATCTGGCTTCTCAGGAGCCGGAACGACTGGGCGACTCCACCAATCCGATGGCCCGAGCCTTCAACCTCATCGGCTACGACGCCACCAACACTGGCAACCACGAGTTCAACTACGGCGTGGACGTCCAGAACAACTTCGCCAAGAGCCTCGACGCCCCACTGCTGGGGGCCAATGTCATCGACGTCAAGACGGGTGAGCCCCTGCGCCAGCCCACGACCATGGTGACCAAGAAAGTTGGCGGCCACGACGTCAAGGTTGGCATCGTGGGCGTCACCACGCCTGGCTCGGCCGTGTGGGACCGCTCCGTGCTCAAGGGCCGCGTCGACCTCACCGACCCGGTTGCCGCCGCCGACAAGTACGCCGGTCAGCTGCGCAGGCAAGGGGCCGATGTCGTCGTCACCCTGGTACACGGTGGCCTGGACGAGGAGAACGCCACCCCGATCTACAAGGGGCTTGACGAGAACATGGCCACCTCGGTGGCCACCAAGGCCAAGGGCGTCGACCTCGTCATCTCCGGGCACACCCACCGCGACGACGTCTCGACCGTCGTGGACGGCGCCTCGGGGCACAAGGTGCTCATCTCGCAGCCCGATTACTGGGCACGCTCCGTCTCCGATGTGCAGATCCCGCTGAGCTTCTCAGGCGACAAGGTTGGCATCGACTACGGCTCGATCTCCACCTGGGCCACCCAGCGCTACACCCGTGACGTTGCCGAGGACTCAGAGCTCGCCGACAATCCGCAACTGCGGGCTGCCCACGAGAAGACCATCACGTACGTGAACTCGGTCGTCGCAACATCGACCGAGGAGATGTCGGCGAAGAGGTCCATGGTCGAGGACACCCCCATCCTGGACTTCATCGGATCCGTGGAGGCCGACACCGTCTCCAACGCCCTCAAGAAGACCAAGTACGCCGACACCCCGGTGATTGCCCAGGTGTCGCCATTCTCGCGTACCGCCCTGTTCCCCAAGGGTGAGGTGAAGATCAAGGACATCGCCGGACTGTACGTCTTCGACAACACCCTCGCCGCCGTGGAGATCACCGGTGCCCAGCTGCGCGACTACCTGGAGTACTCAGCCCGCTACTTCGTGCAGACCAAACCCGGGGAGAAGATCAACCCGGCCCCGGCCTCCGAGGGCGGTCACACCCAGGCCACCATCGACGGCAAGACCATCTGGGACTACAACTACGACGCCGTCACCGGTGTGAAATACTCCATCGACATCTCCAAGCCGGTAGGCCAGCGCGTGCTGGGGCTGAGCTGGCAGGGCAAGCCGGTCAACGACAACCAGAAGTTCATCATGGCCATCAACAACTACCGGATGAATGGTGGCGGTGGTTACCCACACGTCAGCAAGGCTCCCGTGGCCTGGGACGGGCTCGTCGAGATCCGTCAGGAACTCATCGACCACGCCAGCAGGGACGGCAAGATCGACCCCACCACGTTCTTCGACCGCAACTGGTTCCTCACCACCACCGGTGAGACCTGGCAGATGGCTGATGACCAGAGCGGTGTTGATCATGGTGGCAGGGGAACTGGTGACGCCTCGGCGACTCCCGCTGCGTCAGGGCAGCAGGACACCAACGGCACACACCAGATTTCCAGCACCGATTCCCGCTCCACTGGCCTCGCACTGCCGAGGACGGGGGTCTGA